GCTAAGCTCATTCAAATTTAAAGCTTTAAATACAAGAGGTGTAGAAAGCCCAAAAGTGGGCTTAATAATATACACAGGCCCTTGACTCACAATGCACGGTAAAGGCTGAATAATCTCGCCTCTACCCGTACAGTAAGCTGTACCCTGAGATAAAAAGAAGGTTGTATCAGAGCCTATTTCTTGAGACCATGTGATTAAATCATGATCAGATACTGGAAATCCAAGCAGCTCATTTAGCGCCCAAAGCATGGTTGCTGCATTACTACTTCCGCCGCCCAGTCCTGCTTGTATGGGAACATGCTTTTCCAGCATGATTTGAACGGCAAAAGAAATATTAGACTTTTTACGAAATAGTGAAAGAGCCTTTAAAACTAGGTTAGAAGGATCTAAAGGAATTTGGGAAGATAGTGGTCCTGTGACTTTAAATGAATCCTTTTCTGCCAGAGAAACATGGATATAATCACCAAGAGATACCGCCTGAAAAAGGGATGCAAGCTCATGATAACCATCGGGTCTTTTCTTTACGACCTTCAAAAACAAGTTAAGCTTTGCTGGCGAAAAAAATGTAACCACAAATCACACCACTATGTATTACTTCTACATCACTTACAAGATCACTTACAAGACCCATTATAAGGCCATTTATAGGCTCTCTGCAGACCCTGTGACAGCCAACTAATACACAAACAAGTTCAAGAATTGTTTGTGTATAACTGCTACAGAGCCCACAGAGGGCACAGAGGAATGTAATAAATTATCGCTGCATATATTATGTAACTTCTACTACAACATCTTCCACATAACCCTCAGGCACAATTTTCACCTTGCAAGAAGATATTACGCCTTCTTTTAAGCGTAGTTCTACTGTGTGTACGCCCGTTGACTTAATGGGTTGTGCAAGATGCACGGAACGCTTTTCTAGCTTAACACCTTCAGCTTCAAAAAGACGCTGGATATCTAGAGCTGTAACTGAACCATACATATTACCATCTGGGTCAACCTTAACTTCTACAGTAAAGACCATGTCTTTGACACGAACAGAAAGATCTTCCGCTTCTTGTTTATCCACTACAGCCTGTTTTGCTCTCTCTTCTTGCAAACGCAGCTGCATACGGCGCGCATTTTGGTCCGCAACAAGCGCTTTTTTCTTTGGCAGTAAAAAATTACGTGCAAATCCAGGTCTTACAGAAACTATATCACCAGACCTACCAAGATTCTCTACATCCTCAAGTAACAACAAATGGGTTGCCATTTAGTTTTCTCCTTATTCCTTGTTAATCTTCAGCTACAAAAGCAAGTAATGCCATGTGCCTTGCACGCTTTATCGCCTTAGACAACTCTCTTTGAAAGTATGCCGACACTCCAGTAATACGACGCGGTAGAATCTTACCTCTTTCGGTAATAAATCTTCTAAGGGTCTCTGTATCTTTATAATCTATCGTTTTAAAACCGCTACTTGTAAAAGGACAGCTTTTGCGTCTTTTCGATTTAGAATCTAAAGAAAATTCTGTTGTATTTCTTCTCATATTCATCATAATATACGTTTCCCCCAACTTTTATTCTTCTAAGGGTTTAAATTCGATCTTTTCCATTACACTTTCTGTGCGTAATGTCATGAACCTAATGAGGTCTTCATTAAGGTGGTATTCACGCCAAAGCTCTGCTATTGCAGGTGATTTAACTGTAAAGTATAGCAAAAAGTAAAACCCTTCGCGACGGCCATTAATTTCGTACGCTAGACGACGACGGCCTTGCTCATGTAATTTTAGGATTTCACCACCTCGGCTTAAAATACCTGTTTTAATTTTTTCTAATGCCTTTTGACGAGCATCTTCACTGAGAGTCGCACTAAGAATGTACATTCCCTCGTAAAGACCTTCATGAGGGCCCCCGCAAAGCTTCTCTACTACATTATTACTCATAATTATTTCTCCTTACCCACAACCGGACCACAAGTAGGCCCATAACCGGAACCCAAACTAGGATCTTGTTTATTTGTGTCTATTTGTGCATTCACTTGATTCATAGCCGCAACTACGCCAACTTCCAAAATAAGACAAACTGCATCTGCACACTGTTTACAGATTTTTGGCAACGTTTGTAACTCATCTATCATAAAACGTCCAAGAACATATTCTTCTAAAGAAAAGCCCGGAAGTACATTTCCAATACCCACCTTCAATCTCGGAAAGTTTTGCGTATTTAGATGCACCTCTGCACTAGAAAGCCCTTTATGCCCCCCAGCACTACCCTTTTCCCTCAAACGCAGCTTCCCAAAAGGAAGAGCCACATCGTCTGTAACAACAAGAGTCTGCTCTGGATCTATTTTATAAAAGCTCGCAACTTTTTGTATCGACTCACCACTTAAATTCATGTAGGTCATCGGCATCAAGAAAACATGTGTTGTCCCAATATGCTGATAAAGGGCTATTTTCCCAAAAAAACGCCTATCGTTTTTGAAAACCAGCCCCAATTTTTCTGCCAAGGCTTGCATCACCAAAAAACCCATATTATGTCGAGTCAATTGATAAGCAATCCCTGGATTTCCAAGACCTACAATTAATCGAGGAGAAGATATGATACTTTTCGCTCCGCTTAACGTTTCGCAATAACTACTGCGACTTCATTCATATTAGCAACAGGGCGCATACCTGAAGGAAGCGCTATGTCTGCAAGACGCTTTGTTTGAAACAAAAGCAGTTCTTTTATATCCAACTGAAACTCAGAAGGAATGTCTTTTGGCAAGCAACTCACTTTTAATGTGCGAATTACTTGGCGAAGTACACCGCCCAACTTAATTCCAACGCAATCGACGACTCCCACACATTGAATAGGCACATTGATCGTGACTGGAACAGTGTCGAAAAGCTCTTCAAAGTCCAAATGCCACACATCATAGGTTGTAGGCTCATATTGAATATCTTTAAGGATAGCGCGATGCTGGTGTGCACCATCTCCCTTTAAGAGAAACACGGTCGTCGATAAGCAGCCCTTTTTTATGTTACGCAAAATTGCTCTAAATTCTGCGCCATTGACTTCAATCGCTTGTCCTACTTCCCCTTTAGAATAGAGAACAGCAGGTACATTGCCCGCTCGACGGATCTGGCTCAACTCTTGTTTAGAAGAGCCGGATCGTTTGCTTACAGTTAATTTCATGGATTTCTCCCTAACAACAAAAAAATAAAAATTACTTCTCCTCAAATAAAGAAGAAATCGATTCTGCAGAAACAACACCTCTTATTGCCTTTGCAAAAAGCTCTGCAACAGAAACGGTTTGTATCTGCAATTTTTTACACATTTCACCCCCTGGGAGAGAAATTGTGTCACTTACAAATAAGCGTTCAATAAAGCTCTTGTCGAGCTTACTAAACACATCTTTAACAAAAACTCCGTGAGACACTGCCGCATAAATATGCCTAGCACCACCATCACGACACACTTCTGCAGCTGTTACTAACGTGCTGCCAGTTGTGCACATATCGTCCACAATAACCACATCTTTCCCAGAAACATCACCAATAAGTGCGCCCTTTAACACATTCGTTGCACTCACTCGTCTCTTGTCAATAAGAGCTAAATCAGCGTGTAACTCATGTGCAAAAGTACGCCCCATCGCAACACTTCCAAGATCTGGAGCCACAACACACATATTTTTTAAGTCTAAAGAACGGATTGCGCTAATTAGAGCAGGTCTTGCAAATAAGTTATCCACAGGGATATCAAAAAAGCCCTGTATCTGACCTGCGTGCAAATCCATTGTTAAGACCCGCATAGCTCCTGCCGTTTCTAACAGATTAGCAACGAGCTTAGCTGTGATCGGAACTCGTGGTTTGTCTTTTCGATCCTGACGAGCATACCCGAAATAGGGAATTATCGCCACAATACTTTTTGCTGATGCGCGTTTTAACGCATCAATAATAATCAAAAGCTCCATTAAATAGGAGTTGGGTTTTTTAGCAATCGATTGCACAACAAAAACATCTTTACCACGTACATTGTCCAGTATGCGAACGGAAGACTCTCCGTCTGGAAACTCTTGCAAAGCTATAGAACTTAATTTAACACCTAAGCAGTCAGCGATATGTCCGGATAGAACAGGATGAGACGAACCTGCAAAGAGCATAAACTCTAAATTACTTGGAGAATTACTTGGCATGAGCCTTGAATATTATAGATTTAAAAAACGCATTAAATTATTGGGGTGGAAGGATTCGAACCTCCGGATGGCGGTACCAAAAACCGCTGCCTTACCACTTGGCGACACCCCAGCTTACGTTTTCTTGCCACTCAGACGCAACAAAGGCATGATGCTACCAATGAAGACAATTTATTTGCAACTATTTTGTGTATATTAAGACGCAACCTCTAGCACTCCGGCTGCAGGATGCTCTTCCTTCACTTTAACGAAGAGAACTTCATGACGCAGTTTAAATAAGCCAACCAGATTAATCATTAAAAGAAGAGCCTGAGCAAGAGACATGATCAAAAGAGCTGTCGTCTGATCAAAAAATGAACTTAATACCCAAGCGATAACGCCATAAGTCATATAAATGGCAGGCCCATATTTTGAGTGTAAAAACTTTGCACATTTAATGCCAATACACATATAGGCGATGATAGTCGTATAACCCAAAATCAACAAAAAGCAAGGCATAAATACTTCCATATAAGGAAAATAATTACTCAGTGCTGTTTGAACTAACAAAGATGCTGGAATTGGCTCTACAGATTGCCAAACACCTGTTAACAGTATGATTAAAATAGAAAGCGTGCACATAAAATTGTCTAAAAACACTCCTAATACGGCAAGCCTTGCTTGTTTTTCCGGGTGTGTTGCAGAAGATTCACTATGAATAATTGAATCATAGCCAATGCCCAAATCAGCAGAATAAGCAAGTCTTGAAATACCATGTTGGATCGCAAGAAGCATAGTACTGCCAACAAAACCACCTACTGCCGCATGCCCTGTAAATGCGGATTTAAATACTGTCACCAAAACCTCTGGTAACAAGGCAATGTTACTTATAATTACCCAGCTTCCCATAAAAACATAGATAAGCATAAACACTGGCATTACAGAACTACAAATCTTACCAACGCGCTTAACACCGCCCACACTTGCATAAAGTACAAGCCCTAAAAGCCCAAATACTACAAGAAAATGATTGATGTTCCAGTTCGATTCTATCGTATTTGTAATCACAGAAAACTGATAAATCTCTATACCGTATAAACAAAGTAAAACAGCGACAATAATAGGTATAAATTTTACTTTAAATGCCTTTGCAAGAAAAAACATGGGACCACCATCAAAGCCACCATCTTTTCTTTTTACTCTATGCTTTAATCCTAAAAATACTTCCGAGTATTTAATTAAGCTGCCCAATGTTGCTGCAATCCACACCCATAAAAGAGCTCCTGGACCTCCAAACTGAACAGCTGTTACAATCCCAACAACACTTCCAATCCCAATCATTCCACCAACAGATGCAAAAAAAGCCTTCAGAGGATGAATTCCTCCATCATTTTCTTGTTTTTTAAATAAAAAGTGAAAAAATGTTTTAAATATTGATGGAAATGCATGAATCTGAAAAAAACGCGTCTTAAAACTTAGATAAATCCCAAGCAACATAATAAGA
The nucleotide sequence above comes from Chlamydiales bacterium. Encoded proteins:
- the ispE gene encoding 4-(cytidine 5'-diphospho)-2-C-methyl-D-erythritol kinase, producing MVTFFSPAKLNLFLKVVKKRPDGYHELASLFQAVSLGDYIHVSLAEKDSFKVTGPLSSQIPLDPSNLVLKALSLFRKKSNISFAVQIMLEKHVPIQAGLGGGSSNAATMLWALNELLGFPVSDHDLITWSQEIGSDTTFFLSQGTAYCTGRGEIIQPLPCIVSQGPVYIIKPTFGLSTPLVFKALNLNELSLEDPVNAYKKFLDGSSCYFNDLEKPAFFLEPSLVELKQSLLQSGFSHALMTGSGTSFFAIGNGVLPKGEDNMVYPVGFIRREVNKWYEDGAYG
- the rplI gene encoding 50S ribosomal protein L9, translated to MATHLLLLEDVENLGRSGDIVSVRPGFARNFLLPKKKALVADQNARRMQLRLQEERAKQAVVDKQEAEDLSVRVKDMVFTVEVKVDPDGNMYGSVTALDIQRLFEAEGVKLEKRSVHLAQPIKSTGVHTVELRLKEGVISSCKVKIVPEGYVEDVVVEVT
- the rpsR gene encoding 30S ribosomal protein S18, which produces MRRNTTEFSLDSKSKRRKSCPFTSSGFKTIDYKDTETLRRFITERGKILPRRITGVSAYFQRELSKAIKRARHMALLAFVAED
- the rpsF gene encoding 30S ribosomal protein S6, which gives rise to MSNNVVEKLCGGPHEGLYEGMYILSATLSEDARQKALEKIKTGILSRGGEILKLHEQGRRRLAYEINGRREGFYFLLYFTVKSPAIAELWREYHLNEDLIRFMTLRTESVMEKIEFKPLEE
- the pth gene encoding aminoacyl-tRNA hydrolase, which gives rise to MVGLGNPGIAYQLTRHNMGFLVMQALAEKLGLVFKNDRRFFGKIALYQHIGTTHVFLMPMTYMNLSGESIQKVASFYKIDPEQTLVVTDDVALPFGKLRLREKGSAGGHKGLSSAEVHLNTQNFPRLKVGIGNVLPGFSLEEYVLGRFMIDELQTLPKICKQCADAVCLILEVGVVAAMNQVNAQIDTNKQDPSLGSGYGPTCGPVVGKEK
- a CDS encoding 50S ribosomal protein L25 is translated as MKLTVSKRSGSSKQELSQIRRAGNVPAVLYSKGEVGQAIEVNGAEFRAILRNIKKGCLSTTVFLLKGDGAHQHRAILKDIQYEPTTYDVWHLDFEELFDTVPVTINVPIQCVGVVDCVGIKLGGVLRQVIRTLKVSCLPKDIPSEFQLDIKELLLFQTKRLADIALPSGMRPVANMNEVAVVIAKR
- a CDS encoding ribose-phosphate pyrophosphokinase produces the protein MPSNSPSNLEFMLFAGSSHPVLSGHIADCLGVKLSSIALQEFPDGESSVRILDNVRGKDVFVVQSIAKKPNSYLMELLIIIDALKRASAKSIVAIIPYFGYARQDRKDKPRVPITAKLVANLLETAGAMRVLTMDLHAGQIQGFFDIPVDNLFARPALISAIRSLDLKNMCVVAPDLGSVAMGRTFAHELHADLALIDKRRVSATNVLKGALIGDVSGKDVVIVDDMCTTGSTLVTAAEVCRDGGARHIYAAVSHGVFVKDVFSKLDKSFIERLFVSDTISLPGGEMCKKLQIQTVSVAELFAKAIRGVVSAESISSLFEEK
- a CDS encoding amino acid carrier protein; translation: MLQQFLSFLFQLDLFFWGYAGFALIMLLGIYLSFKTRFFQIHAFPSIFKTFFHFLFKKQENDGGIHPLKAFFASVGGMIGIGSVVGIVTAVQFGGPGALLWVWIAATLGSLIKYSEVFLGLKHRVKRKDGGFDGGPMFFLAKAFKVKFIPIIVAVLLCLYGIEIYQFSVITNTIESNWNINHFLVVFGLLGLVLYASVGGVKRVGKICSSVMPVFMLIYVFMGSWVIISNIALLPEVLVTVFKSAFTGHAAVGGFVGSTMLLAIQHGISRLAYSADLGIGYDSIIHSESSATHPEKQARLAVLGVFLDNFMCTLSILIILLTGVWQSVEPIPASLLVQTALSNYFPYMEVFMPCFLLILGYTTIIAYMCIGIKCAKFLHSKYGPAIYMTYGVIAWVLSSFFDQTTALLIMSLAQALLLMINLVGLFKLRHEVLFVKVKEEHPAAGVLEVAS